In the genome of Nocardioides marmoribigeumensis, one region contains:
- a CDS encoding potassium channel family protein — protein sequence MAAITGALVGLVIDHLLEEGQGMGAAGYRGHVVVCGWNATAGDLVAGLAGEDHQRRVVVLHDSERNPAGAGVHFVRGDVTDVVDLDRAGIRDAEVAIICPTSPSHAADLRSILVVMAIESVAPHVRTVVEVNDPQHADHFRRAHADEVMVTSGTSSRLLARSALHPGLAEIVTDLVSGGDGSELYRVRLPDDYVGLTVDELSAHLRRHHGATLVAIGREGHSYVNPATDFRLQCGDDAVVVAEALGTLAPLGPGEPPASLPTQARHRAGGDAVAPALPLAEA from the coding sequence GTGGCGGCGATCACCGGGGCGCTGGTGGGCCTCGTGATCGACCACCTGCTCGAGGAGGGACAGGGCATGGGTGCAGCGGGCTACCGCGGCCACGTCGTCGTCTGCGGGTGGAACGCCACCGCGGGCGACCTGGTCGCCGGGCTGGCCGGTGAGGACCACCAGCGCCGGGTCGTGGTGCTCCACGACAGCGAGAGGAACCCGGCGGGGGCCGGTGTCCACTTCGTCCGGGGCGACGTCACCGACGTGGTCGACCTCGACCGCGCCGGCATCCGCGACGCGGAGGTGGCGATCATCTGCCCGACCTCGCCCTCCCACGCGGCCGACCTGCGCTCGATCCTGGTCGTGATGGCGATCGAGTCCGTGGCGCCGCACGTGCGCACGGTCGTCGAGGTCAACGACCCCCAGCACGCCGACCACTTCAGGCGCGCGCACGCCGACGAGGTCATGGTGACCTCGGGCACCTCCTCGCGCCTGCTGGCCAGGTCCGCGCTCCACCCCGGGCTCGCCGAGATCGTCACCGACCTCGTGTCCGGCGGCGACGGGTCCGAGCTCTACCGCGTGAGGCTGCCCGACGACTACGTCGGCCTCACCGTCGACGAGCTGTCGGCCCACCTGCGCCGCCACCACGGGGCCACGCTCGTCGCGATCGGCCGTGAGGGCCACTCCTACGTCAACCCCGCGACCGACTTCCGCCTGCAGTGCGGCGACGACGCCGTGGTGGTGGCCGAGGCGCTCGGGACGCTGGCCCCGCTGGGCCCGGGGGAGCCCCCGGCGTCGCTGCCCACGCAAGCGCGCCACCGCGCCGGCGGGGACGCGGTCGCACCGGCGCTCCCGCTGGCCGAGGCCTGA
- a CDS encoding asparaginase, with translation MTRVRVLFLGGTIAMTMDELTGGELLPDLSGSDLLAGVPLPPDLVIEPVDVARVDSSTLTFDTCLRVLDLAEEAVRDGAGGVVVVQGTDSLEETSFLWDLLWAHDEPLVVTGAMRSADQPGADGPANLVAAVGTAASPRCRGQGVLVAVGDEIHAARFVAKRHASNPAAFGSPELGPVGRVVEGAPVLLARLERRTPLPRPDRGDRPWPRVGLVTAGLDDDPAAYLAVASVSDALVVEGFGAGQLRPEVAEALDGVVARIPVLLASRAGAGAVATRTYGGPGSGSDLHRRGLVPTGHLGALKARVLARLLLAGADPGDDPVRLRQSLGTVFAAYRR, from the coding sequence ATGACCCGGGTCCGCGTGCTCTTCCTCGGCGGCACCATCGCGATGACGATGGACGAGCTGACCGGGGGCGAGCTGCTGCCCGACCTGTCCGGCTCCGACCTGCTCGCGGGGGTCCCGCTGCCGCCGGACCTCGTCATCGAGCCGGTGGACGTCGCGCGGGTGGACAGCTCGACGCTCACCTTCGACACCTGCCTGCGGGTGCTGGACCTCGCCGAGGAGGCGGTGCGCGACGGTGCCGGGGGCGTCGTGGTCGTCCAGGGCACCGACTCCCTGGAGGAGACCTCGTTCCTCTGGGACCTCCTCTGGGCGCACGACGAGCCGCTGGTCGTGACCGGCGCGATGCGCTCGGCCGACCAGCCCGGTGCCGACGGTCCGGCCAACCTGGTCGCGGCGGTCGGGACCGCCGCGTCACCGCGATGCCGCGGCCAGGGCGTGCTCGTGGCGGTCGGCGACGAGATCCACGCGGCACGGTTCGTCGCCAAGCGCCACGCCAGCAACCCGGCGGCGTTCGGCTCGCCGGAGCTCGGCCCGGTCGGCCGCGTCGTCGAGGGCGCTCCGGTCCTGCTGGCCCGCCTGGAGCGTCGTACACCGCTCCCGCGGCCGGACCGCGGCGACCGGCCCTGGCCCCGGGTCGGGCTGGTGACCGCCGGGCTCGACGACGACCCCGCGGCCTACCTCGCCGTCGCCTCGGTCAGCGACGCCCTCGTCGTCGAGGGCTTCGGGGCCGGCCAGCTGCGCCCCGAGGTCGCCGAGGCGCTCGACGGCGTCGTCGCCCGCATCCCGGTCCTGCTCGCTTCACGGGCCGGGGCCGGCGCCGTCGCGACCAGGACGTACGGCGGCCCGGGGTCCGGCTCGGACCTGCACCGCAGGGGGCTGGTCCCGACCGGGCACCTCGGGGCGCTCAAGGCCCGGGTGCTGGCCCGCCTCCTGCTCGCCGGGGCCGACCCGGGCGACGACCCGGTGAGGCTGCGGCAAAGCCTCGGAACCGTGTTCGCGGCGTACCGCCGCTGA
- a CDS encoding biotin/lipoyl-binding carrier protein: MSPSSHHDITAEMVANVLHVLVEPGASVEAGDAVVLLESMKMEIPVLSEWAGTVTEVPVQPGDVVQEGEPLVRLESA; encoded by the coding sequence ATGAGCCCCTCGTCCCACCACGACATCACCGCCGAGATGGTGGCCAACGTGCTCCACGTGCTCGTCGAGCCCGGCGCCAGCGTCGAGGCCGGCGACGCCGTGGTGCTGCTGGAGTCGATGAAGATGGAGATCCCCGTGCTGTCCGAGTGGGCCGGCACCGTCACCGAGGTCCCCGTCCAGCCCGGCGACGTCGTCCAGGAGGGCGAGCCCCTCGTGCGGCTCGAGTCCGCCTGA
- a CDS encoding DUF6457 domain-containing protein, producing the protein MNLHDWIDELCDALDLEAEFDEALVLDVAREAAHRVERPAAPVSTFLLGYAAALAGGSLERTEELAGRVLDLASKWEGGEEIEIEDVDDDGIDGVAAADEEE; encoded by the coding sequence GTGAACCTGCACGACTGGATCGACGAGCTGTGCGACGCCCTCGACCTCGAGGCCGAGTTCGACGAGGCACTGGTCCTCGACGTGGCCCGTGAGGCCGCGCACCGGGTCGAGCGGCCCGCGGCACCGGTGAGCACGTTCCTCCTCGGCTACGCCGCCGCCCTGGCCGGCGGGTCGCTGGAGCGCACCGAGGAGCTCGCCGGGCGCGTGCTCGACCTGGCCTCCAAGTGGGAGGGCGGCGAGGAGATCGAGATCGAGGACGTGGACGACGACGGCATCGACGGGGTCGCCGCCGCCGACGAGGAGGAGTAG
- a CDS encoding glycerophosphodiester phosphodiesterase, with product MHKPDGRPQVVAHRGSSMARAEHTLAAYVQAIEDGADALECDVRLTADGHLVCVHDRRVDRTTNARGLVSTMRLEQLSDLDAASWKSPWADLDDESVEVDEEFNRVLTLARLIEVVRDYDRVLELAIETKHPTRYAGMVERTLVDMLWKHGWTGAGAPVRVMSMSGVALTRVRRLAPEMEVVLLIEGQSWKVTRQALGDDWIAGPGIEQLKDKPKLGRRLREDGRRIHVWTVNTEADLQICLDLGAEAVITDIPDRVLSWLA from the coding sequence ATGCACAAGCCGGACGGGCGTCCCCAGGTGGTCGCCCACCGCGGGTCGAGCATGGCGCGCGCGGAGCACACGCTGGCCGCCTACGTGCAGGCGATCGAGGACGGGGCCGACGCCCTGGAGTGCGACGTCCGGCTGACCGCCGACGGCCACCTGGTCTGCGTGCACGACCGTCGCGTCGACCGCACGACCAACGCCCGTGGCCTGGTCTCGACCATGCGGCTCGAGCAGCTCTCCGACCTCGACGCGGCGTCGTGGAAGAGCCCGTGGGCCGACCTGGACGACGAGTCGGTCGAGGTCGACGAGGAGTTCAACCGCGTGCTGACCCTGGCCCGGCTGATCGAGGTGGTCCGCGACTACGACCGGGTCCTCGAGTTGGCCATCGAGACCAAGCACCCGACCCGCTACGCCGGGATGGTCGAGCGGACGCTCGTCGACATGCTGTGGAAGCACGGCTGGACCGGGGCCGGCGCCCCGGTGCGCGTGATGAGCATGTCCGGGGTCGCCCTGACCAGGGTCCGCCGGCTGGCGCCGGAGATGGAGGTCGTGCTCCTCATCGAGGGGCAGTCGTGGAAGGTCACCCGGCAGGCCCTCGGCGACGACTGGATCGCGGGGCCGGGGATCGAGCAGCTCAAGGACAAGCCCAAGCTGGGCCGCCGGCTCCGCGAGGACGGCCGCCGGATCCACGTGTGGACGGTGAACACCGAGGCCGACCTCCAGATCTGTCTGGACCTCGGTGCGGAGGCTGTGATCACCGACATCCCCGACCGGGTACTTTCATGGCTGGCCTGA
- a CDS encoding DUF5926 family protein: MGKRSRDRARAAATESETTPDEVGPRQPCPCGSGRRYKNCHGSERGGAAVLVRRPFEGLRAECDLIALRELVPAATAPLALRPDAVPDDRTVRLCSLLPAAAPALVREDGTIWLGLQVQHSFGDPSRELAAVLLQAYDAEPGALVGLTEAPGDGPRLQDLLVDEPLAVEVHDGFDFWISDVEDPDGSLAASLEQANGAASPTARLLSVDAAYWTSVGPKEHLRWVMPYDEDRLLDALARLHAGGGDRLTEDSRLVGMFRTHGVLVPVWDLPVGTGAEALEEPAAAIAERLAALVEVGDPLTPEERAARSGLANRQVTIR; this comes from the coding sequence ATGGGAAAGCGCAGCCGCGACCGGGCCCGTGCGGCCGCGACCGAGTCCGAGACGACCCCGGATGAGGTCGGCCCCCGCCAGCCGTGCCCGTGCGGGTCGGGCCGGCGCTACAAGAACTGCCACGGCAGCGAGCGCGGCGGTGCCGCGGTCCTGGTGCGACGCCCGTTCGAGGGGCTCCGGGCCGAGTGCGACCTGATCGCGCTGCGCGAGCTGGTGCCCGCGGCCACGGCCCCGCTGGCCCTGCGGCCGGACGCCGTGCCCGACGACCGCACGGTCCGCCTCTGCTCGCTCCTCCCCGCCGCCGCGCCCGCCCTGGTCCGCGAGGACGGCACGATCTGGCTCGGGCTCCAGGTGCAGCACTCCTTCGGCGACCCGAGCCGCGAGCTGGCCGCGGTCCTGCTGCAGGCCTACGACGCCGAGCCGGGAGCCCTGGTCGGGCTCACCGAGGCGCCGGGGGACGGTCCGCGGCTCCAGGACCTCCTGGTCGACGAGCCGCTGGCGGTCGAGGTGCACGACGGCTTCGACTTCTGGATCTCCGACGTCGAGGACCCCGACGGGTCGCTGGCCGCGAGCCTGGAGCAGGCCAACGGGGCCGCGTCGCCCACCGCCCGCCTGCTGTCGGTCGACGCGGCGTACTGGACGAGCGTCGGGCCCAAGGAGCACCTGCGCTGGGTGATGCCCTACGACGAGGACCGGCTGCTCGACGCCCTCGCGCGCCTGCACGCCGGTGGTGGGGACCGGCTGACCGAGGACTCGCGCCTGGTGGGGATGTTCCGCACGCACGGCGTGCTCGTGCCGGTCTGGGACCTCCCGGTCGGCACCGGGGCCGAGGCGCTGGAGGAGCCGGCAGCGGCGATCGCCGAGCGTCTGGCCGCGCTGGTCGAGGTCGGCGACCCGCTCACCCCCGAGGAGCGTGCGGCGCGGTCCGGCCTGGCCAACCGTCAGGTCACGATCCGGTGA
- a CDS encoding carbon-nitrogen hydrolase family protein, protein MDAHATRHPGHPGHPDSVPEGPDPVRVALVQAAASRDPADNRRHLGSVDVAPADLVVWPEVTQRDLGGPGDDLRPDAEALDGPFVTALVERAGSHGGVWVAGMLERTGEPGGPPYNTLVVVDGGGVLASYRKLHLYDSFGYQESDRVRAGDGEPVVVDVAGLRVGLMTCYDLRFPEMARALSARGTDLLVCPAAWVAGPRKVRHWQTLVAARAVENVAYVAAVGQPGPTYSGHSLLVDPWGDVVVAVEDGEQVVVGEVSRALVAEARTENPSLLNRRDELVLPRP, encoded by the coding sequence ATGGACGCCCACGCCACCCGCCACCCCGGCCACCCCGGCCACCCTGACTCCGTGCCCGAGGGGCCCGACCCGGTCCGCGTCGCGCTGGTGCAGGCCGCCGCGTCCCGCGACCCCGCCGACAACCGGCGCCACCTCGGCTCCGTCGACGTCGCGCCCGCCGACCTCGTGGTCTGGCCCGAGGTCACCCAGCGCGACCTCGGTGGCCCCGGGGACGACCTGCGTCCCGATGCCGAGGCGCTCGACGGCCCGTTCGTCACCGCCCTGGTCGAGCGGGCCGGGTCCCACGGCGGGGTCTGGGTCGCCGGGATGCTGGAGCGGACCGGCGAGCCCGGCGGGCCGCCGTACAACACGCTGGTGGTGGTCGACGGCGGCGGCGTGCTGGCGTCCTACCGCAAGCTGCACCTCTACGACTCCTTCGGCTACCAGGAGTCCGACCGCGTCCGGGCCGGCGACGGCGAGCCGGTGGTCGTGGACGTCGCCGGGCTCCGGGTGGGGCTGATGACCTGCTACGACCTGCGGTTCCCCGAGATGGCCCGCGCGCTGTCCGCACGCGGCACCGACCTGCTCGTGTGCCCGGCCGCCTGGGTCGCGGGACCCCGCAAGGTCCGGCACTGGCAGACGCTGGTGGCGGCCCGCGCCGTGGAGAACGTCGCCTACGTCGCCGCGGTCGGCCAGCCCGGGCCGACGTACTCGGGCCACTCGCTGCTCGTCGACCCGTGGGGCGACGTGGTGGTCGCCGTCGAGGACGGGGAGCAGGTGGTCGTCGGCGAGGTGTCGCGGGCGCTCGTGGCCGAGGCCCGCACGGAGAACCCGTCGCTGCTCAACCGCCGTGACGAGCTGGTGCTGCCGCGGCCCTGA
- a CDS encoding ATP-binding protein encodes MSTDELDTVSLTVPFQAPSASFVRTELKQWLLDKGFRGETVDDARVVVSELVGNSVRHAHPLPVNQLAVAWFVDGDDLVISVTDGGSGTSPHPISAAETAVSGRGLSIVEALVAQWWVEDDRDATTVHVRIPLGPAR; translated from the coding sequence ATGTCGACGGACGAGCTGGACACGGTGAGCCTCACCGTCCCGTTCCAGGCTCCGTCCGCCTCCTTCGTGCGCACCGAGCTCAAGCAGTGGCTCCTGGACAAGGGGTTCCGGGGCGAGACGGTGGACGACGCGCGTGTCGTGGTCTCCGAGCTCGTCGGCAACAGCGTGCGCCACGCGCACCCCCTCCCCGTCAACCAGCTCGCCGTCGCGTGGTTCGTCGACGGCGACGACCTGGTGATCTCGGTCACCGACGGTGGGTCCGGCACGTCGCCCCATCCGATCTCGGCGGCCGAGACCGCAGTCTCCGGGCGAGGGCTCTCCATCGTGGAGGCCCTCGTCGCACAGTGGTGGGTCGAGGACGACCGCGACGCGACCACCGTGCACGTGCGCATCCCCCTGGGCCCGGCGCGCTGA
- the mobA gene encoding molybdenum cofactor guanylyltransferase, translating to MTILDPLAVPGAGPAGTPDPGRIGAVVLCGGTAARMQGADKASIELDGVTLLERALAATVTAIEVVVVGEQVPTTRPVTWTVEDPRGGGPAAGLLAGLDAFLRPPGVVLVLAVDMPRVTPGTFARLMGVLEDDPAVDAALLVDHDDRTQPLCGAYRGAALAAARPARTEDRHGLPVHRLLEPLRVAHVRAVADEARDVDTWEDLRELRGRAAREHTSYDEP from the coding sequence ATGACGATCCTGGACCCGCTCGCCGTCCCCGGCGCCGGCCCGGCGGGGACGCCGGACCCGGGCCGCATCGGGGCGGTGGTCCTCTGCGGGGGGACCGCGGCCCGCATGCAGGGCGCCGACAAGGCCTCCATCGAGCTCGACGGCGTGACGCTGCTCGAGCGGGCGCTGGCCGCGACCGTCACCGCGATCGAGGTGGTCGTGGTCGGCGAGCAGGTGCCGACCACGCGCCCGGTCACCTGGACCGTCGAGGACCCCCGCGGCGGTGGCCCGGCCGCCGGTCTCCTCGCCGGGCTCGACGCCTTCCTGCGGCCACCGGGCGTCGTGCTGGTCCTGGCCGTCGACATGCCTCGGGTCACCCCCGGCACGTTCGCCCGCCTGATGGGGGTGCTCGAGGACGACCCGGCGGTCGACGCCGCGCTGCTCGTCGACCACGACGACCGCACCCAGCCGCTGTGCGGGGCCTACCGTGGCGCCGCGCTCGCCGCCGCCCGGCCCGCCCGGACCGAGGACCGCCACGGCCTGCCCGTGCACCGCCTGCTCGAGCCGCTGCGCGTGGCCCACGTCCGGGCGGTGGCCGACGAGGCCCGTGACGTGGACACCTGGGAGGACCTGCGCGAGCTGCGGGGCCGCGCGGCCCGCGAGCACACGTCGTACGACGAGCCCTGA